The following proteins come from a genomic window of Erpetoichthys calabaricus chromosome 18, fErpCal1.3, whole genome shotgun sequence:
- the gltpa gene encoding glycolipid transfer protein codes for MALLMEHQFKQLPADKQVDTRSFLEAVSYLPPFFDCLGSKVFSPIKADISGNITKIKAVYDTNPTRFKTLQQILEAEKEMYGSEWPKVGATLALMWLKRGLKFIQVLLQSIADGERDDANPNLIRVNATKAYEIALKKYHSWLIQKIFHTALYAAPYKSDFLKALSKGRDVKEEECIEKIRQFLVNYTATIDAIYEMYTKMNAELDYKA; via the exons ATGGCTCTGCTAATGGAGCACCAGTTTAAGCAGCTGCCGGCTGACAAGCAGGTGGACACGCGGTCGTTTCTTGAGGCGGTATCCTACCTGCCGCCTTTCTTCG ATTGCTTGGGTTCAAAGGTATTTTCTCCAATCAAAGCTGACATTAGTGGAaatattact aaaatCAAAGCTGTTTACGATACAAACCCCACCAGGTTTAAAACTCTTCAGCAGATTCTGGAAGCAGAGAAAGAGATGTATGGGTCAGAGTGGCCAAAAGTAGGGGCAACATTAGCACTTATGTGGCTGAAAAG AGGCCTTAAGTTCATCCAAGTTTTGCTACAAAGTATTGCTGATGGAGAACGTGATGATGCAAACCCTAATCTTATTCGAGTAAATGCCACTAAAGCTTATGAGATTGCACTGAAAAAGTACCATAGCTGGCTGATCCAGAAAATCTTCCAT ACAGCTCTTTACGCCGCTCCCTACAAATCTGACTTCCTGAAAGCTCTGTCTAAAGGACGGGACGTCAAAGAGGAGGAGTGCATAGAGAAAATCCGCCAGTTCTTGGTGAACTATACAGCCACAATTGATGCCATTtatgaaatgtacacaaaaatgaatgcagaacTGGACTACAAGGCTTGA